TTCGTGTTTGCTTGCTCTATTATCGCTTTACTACCTAAAATAGTTAACACCAGAGATCCCACCGCTAACAATTCCAACACCAACATTTTTGTCATTATTTTGACGCTCATAACGTTTATGCGATATTGCAACTTATATTTAGGACTTACGCAAGAACTCTCTGAAACCCTCTTGACTTCGTGTCCTTTGTGTCCTTCGTGGTTCGTTTTTTCATAATTTTGCGTAAGTCCTGATATTATTTAATTTGCCAATTTATCACCCATATTCCACATCCTCAACTGTCACACATAAACAAAACAGTGGTGATAGTTTTTGTATACGCGATTTCTAGTCGCCTGGAAAAATGCTTAATTCATTGCCAAAATTTTCTGCGCGGGATCATATTGATCCCGCACAGATTGCGCCGAAATCTGCACAGCTTCTCTTTCCCCATCAGTGAGATGCAATTCCAAAATATTCTCAACTCCAGCGCAACCCAAACGACAGGGAACGCCAATCACAACATCATTTAAACCATATTCGCCTTGTAAACAAGTCGCCACAGGTAACAACCGCGACTGATTCAACAAAATTGATTCCACCATCACACTCGCAGCAGAAGCAGGGGCAAAAAATGCTCCACCAGTCCGCATCAATTCCACAATTTCCGCGCCCCCGTTGCGGGTTCTCTCTCCCAAACGGGCAATTGTGGCTGTATCCAATAATTATGTGATGGGAATGCCGTTAACAGTAGCATAACGCGATAAAGGAAGCATTAAATCACCATGCCTACGCAATACCATCGCCTTGACATCACCAAGTACCAACAATAGTCCCTTCAAACTTAAAATCACCACTCCTCAAACTCTCACCTAGAACCTCCAAACCCTTGGGAGAAGTTAAAGAGTATCCAGTTTTGGAAATTGCGATCGCCCCTTCAGCCTGTAATTCCGCGAATATATCCTTAAAATCTGCTACCTTCTTACCCTTAGATATAATGCGCTTCGTTAGTTGACCCTTCTTTACTTCCTGCTTTATTGCTCCCAAATCCCACAAAGCCAGCAGCAGACGTGTTTTAGCTTGGGTAGCCTGTAAAAGATTTTGTCCCGCACCCATACCGTGTTTCCTATTTGACTAATATTTATAATCATAATGTTATTTGATGTGTTTGGCTAGAAAACAAAAATCGGTACGCCCAAATCTAACTCAGAGGTGGGGCGCTTCATAGCTACTCTAGGGAAGCATTTCCCGAATTGACCAATGGTGTGTAATTTATATCTACCCCAAGTATTTCTTATACATTTCCTCTTGACTTTAATTCTTAAAAGCTCTAAATTCTTTTATTGGGATAATTGACAATAATTAACGATATTTTTGCAAAGAGTTCTTAATCAAGAGGGGCAAATGAGTCTAAGCCAAAAAAGCTTATTAAGTGCTGGCGCAGCATTAATAGCACTAATGGGTGTAGCAGTTACCACTGTTACTGGAATCCAAGCGACAACAGCTAATTCCGTTTCTAATCAGCAAGCACCGCGCTTAATCGCAAGCAAACTGAGAAATTTAACCATAGTTTTTCCTAGTCGTGCTGATTCAACAGATTTGCAATCTAAGGCAAATGCTGTAGCCACTTTTTTAACTAAAGAAATGGGAATACCTGTCAAAGCACAGATAGGTGATGATACAGCTGCGGTGGAAGCTTTGAGAGCAAATCGGGCTGAGGTAGCTTTTTTAAGCAGTCGTCCAGCCTTGAAAGCTGAAGAATTGGCAAATGCTCGTTTGTATCTAGCAGAGGTACGCGATAACTACTCCGGTAGATTTACTTATGATTCAATATTTGTTGTCCGCAACAATAGCCCCTTGAGGAGTGGAAGTAATGCCAAAACAACCCTAGAACAACTAAGAGGTAGAAGAATGGCATTTACATCTCCTACTTCAGGCTCTGGGTTTATTTTTCCTGTGAGTGAATTAGTAAAACAGGGATTTGTCCCCAATCGCGATCGCGTTGATACTTTCTTTGGTCAAGTTGCTTATGGTGGTAGCTACAGCAAAGCCTTACAAGCGGTAGTGCGCGGTCAAGCAGAAGTAGCTGCTGTTTCAGAATATGCTCTGTTACCACCTTATATTACAGAAGAAGAAAGGAAACAGTTGCGAGTCCTGTATAAAATTTCTGGTGTACCTGCTCATGGTATCGTCATTGATGATAAAGTTCCCGCAGATCAAAGAGAAAAATTGATTAACGCTCTACTTAAGTTAAATCAATCAGAAAATAACCAACTGTTACGTGGCTTGTATAACTCTACCGAATTGGTGAGAGTGGATCACAATCGTCACCTATCACCAGTTCGTCAAGCTCTCCAGCGTGTGGGGATGGAACCTTAGAATTATTCCTGTATACGTAGGGGTAGGATAGAATTTTTGCTAAACCTGCCCTTAGAGGGTGTTTGAAAAGTGGTTGTCTGTGATTTTAGGCACTCGCAGATCCCCCCTAGCCCCCCTTTTCAAGGGGGGAATTAGAATCAAAGTCCCCCTTCTTCTACGCCGAAGGCGCATCCCCGAAGGGGTTTAGGGGGATTTAGGGGGATCTAGAATGTTTTGCTACCAACAATAGGACTTTTAAAACATCCTCTTACAAGAGTTATGATTATTATTCTGAACTCTTAACTTTTATATCTGTAAATTGATCAAATTGACCGAGGCAAAGGATGAGTGATTACGTAATTGAATGTCACAACTTAGAGACGGCTTATGTTGGCTCTTTGAATCGTCCGATCCTCAACAATATTAACTGTCAAATTAAGCAAGGTGAATTTGTTGTACTGCTAGGACTCAATGGTGCTGGTAAATCTACATTACTGCGATCGCTTGTAGGATTAGTACCATTAGTCAGGGGAGAAGTTTGCATTAATGGCGTGGCCATAAATAACCGCACACTTCCCCAAATACGCCGTGATCTAGGAATGTTATTTCAAGGCGGTGGGTTAATTCCCCAGTTATCAGCAATTGAAAATGTATTATGCGGTAGGCTTGGCACAAGAACAACTTGGCAAACACTATTCGGCTTTCCTAAACGCGATCGCCTCCTAGCATTAGAATTACTCGAACAGTTGGGTTTAAGAGACTTAGCCTATCAAAAGACTAGCAAACTTAGTGGTGGTCAGCAACAAAGAGTAGCGATCGCTCGTGCTTTAATTCAATCACCAAAAGTCCTTCTAGCAGACGAACCCACCACCGGCTTAGATGTTATGGCTACCCAACAAGTAATGGAAGCTTTAGCCAAATTACACACCGAGCAAGGTATGACCATTGTCACAGTTCTACACGACTTAGGAATAGCCGCCAAATATGCCCAACGTGCGATCGTTCTCGATTCCGGGTGCATCGTTTACGAGGGACCTTGCGATAACTTGCAAGCCCAATTTGTGGTCAATAGTCAAAGCCCACACTAATTAAATAAATTTATTTGCACCGACCTACTGATAATGAGTTATCTACCAATTTCTAAATTTCTCCGCCGTTACTCTTGGGTAAGTCCCTTAGTCATTTTATTAATTGTTGTTATAATTTATGCTTGGGCTTTGCAAGGACTTCAGCTGAATTTTGAACTGCTGACATCTAGCGCCCCCTACATTGTTGATTTTATTTCCCGCTTATTTCCTCCCGATTTTAGAGTTCTTGATATTGCCATCAAAGCACTGATTGAAACTGTACAGATGTCTCTTTGGGGAACAACCATTGGGGCGATTATCTCTGTACCCATAGCAGTTGCTAGCGCCCGTAATGTTGCTCCTACTTGGCTGCAATGGCTAGCTAATTTGCTGCAAAATGCTGTGCGTTCTGTCCCTTCAATTATTTTAGGACTAATTTTCGTTGCCGCCACAGGTTTAGGCGCACCAGCAGGCACTCTGGCTTTAAGTATATATACTATCGGCTATCTAGCCAAGTTTTATCAACAAGCCATTGAAGCAGTTGAGCCTCGCTCTTTAGAATCTTTAGAAGTTATAGGCGCATCTCGACTCCAAATTGCTCAGTATGGAATTTTACCGCAAGTGCTACCCCTGAGTTTAGGTTACACCTTATGGATGTTTGAATACAATATTCGTGCTGCTTCTGTGTTGGGTGTAGTAGGTGCAGGAGGTATTGGTTTTCAGTTAAAAAGTTATATTGATGGGTTTGAATATAACAAAGCCACAACCATGATGTTAG
The window above is part of the Nodularia spumigena CCY9414 genome. Proteins encoded here:
- a CDS encoding phosphate/phosphite/phosphonate ABC transporter substrate-binding protein, which produces MSLSQKSLLSAGAALIALMGVAVTTVTGIQATTANSVSNQQAPRLIASKLRNLTIVFPSRADSTDLQSKANAVATFLTKEMGIPVKAQIGDDTAAVEALRANRAEVAFLSSRPALKAEELANARLYLAEVRDNYSGRFTYDSIFVVRNNSPLRSGSNAKTTLEQLRGRRMAFTSPTSGSGFIFPVSELVKQGFVPNRDRVDTFFGQVAYGGSYSKALQAVVRGQAEVAAVSEYALLPPYITEEERKQLRVLYKISGVPAHGIVIDDKVPADQREKLINALLKLNQSENNQLLRGLYNSTELVRVDHNRHLSPVRQALQRVGMEP
- a CDS encoding phosphonate ABC transporter ATP-binding protein — protein: MSDYVIECHNLETAYVGSLNRPILNNINCQIKQGEFVVLLGLNGAGKSTLLRSLVGLVPLVRGEVCINGVAINNRTLPQIRRDLGMLFQGGGLIPQLSAIENVLCGRLGTRTTWQTLFGFPKRDRLLALELLEQLGLRDLAYQKTSKLSGGQQQRVAIARALIQSPKVLLADEPTTGLDVMATQQVMEALAKLHTEQGMTIVTVLHDLGIAAKYAQRAIVLDSGCIVYEGPCDNLQAQFVVNSQSPH
- the phnE gene encoding phosphonate ABC transporter, permease protein PhnE, whose translation is MSYLPISKFLRRYSWVSPLVILLIVVIIYAWALQGLQLNFELLTSSAPYIVDFISRLFPPDFRVLDIAIKALIETVQMSLWGTTIGAIISVPIAVASARNVAPTWLQWLANLLQNAVRSVPSIILGLIFVAATGLGAPAGTLALSIYTIGYLAKFYQQAIEAVEPRSLESLEVIGASRLQIAQYGILPQVLPLSLGYTLWMFEYNIRAASVLGVVGAGGIGFQLKSYIDGFEYNKATTMMLVLLVVVTVIDGFSSKLRRRLESI